The Phlebotomus papatasi isolate M1 chromosome 3, Ppap_2.1, whole genome shotgun sequence genomic sequence tgaaataaacTATACTTACATGTTAATACAGTCAACATCATTGTTGTCATGGAATGATGCATGAgctgcaaaaaaataaataatatcaaAAGTGTTTCGAAGCAGATTTCAGGATGATTGTCATATTTGAAAAGAGATaagtcaaataaaattttagagacCCACGTAAATCCTcgtattaattgaaatttttataatctgtggaaatgaatgataattttggACGAAGAATGTTGCTCTGTCAAGTTCAAGTTATCTGTTTATTTATTCCCTTATCAATATGTGAGATTGTGTGCCTCTAAAATGGTCTAACAATAAAACTGAGATTTACTCACATTGGCAAACATAAGATTGTAATTGTCCAGGACTCTGGAACCTTCATTGCCACCTTCTATGAACAGGAAGCCCAACATAACAGCAACAATAATATTGACACCAATCCTAAGATGTGTGAGCGTTGTATCTCTCTTGCCGCGGATTATTCCTCTTCTCATGAGAGTCTTGAGCTGATTCCATTGATTAGTGGCCTGAAGAATTGTGTTTTCCTTGGCAGGTCTCTGAAGTGGATACTTCATTCTAAGTGTCTCCAATTTGAGAACTTTTGAGGGATCTCCAAACCAATCCATGCATTCTCCATTGCCCATCCCGGCAACCATATGCTGAATCTTATCATCACCATGCTCTCCACAGGCCAGCTCAATGACTAACAAGAAAAAGAGCAGAAAGAAGAGAAAGAAGAAATAGAGAGATTGTATTGCGAATAAAGGTCAAGAATTGTTTCTCAAAATTCGCATCTAATCGCGGgatattctttttgttttaataaacaaaaatgtggaAGTGCGAATTGTAAGATGTGATATAATGTGgcaatgaaaattttcaccaaCAAATTTTATTCCCCATTTATTGTAATTTCTGATAAATCAGAAATGATGAGTTTATTTTAGCTCACGTTAAGTGGGATTCTTattaagagaataaaaaaagctCATTAAAATTCTGTTCGACGTTCAAGCTGAAGAAAGTAGCTAATGATATGTCACATAAGTAAAATCTTTATTCGAGCATTAAACTAAAAATTGGCCATAAAAGATGTGAAAAAGAATACTGGAAAAGGAGCATTCATTTAACAAAATGATAAAGACATTAAATATTAAGATATCAACtgattgaaaaacaaaaattcaataaaattttataaacaacTTTTGTCTTTTCAAGGCCTTTCGTTCGCATTATCAATAATCAAATTTGGATAATTATCTTAAGAGTGACAACCAAAAATATATCCATTTTAGGAAAAATCAACcattattatttgaaattgaGAGCTTCGCTTTAATCAACTTGGCCATCCCAAAGACTCGTCaaaataatgtattcaaagTTTTATGTTCTTTTCCTAATATTCGGAAACCAATTCGTGCTTATTCTTATTCTGAGACCATTCCgattaattcaattttcttaggGATTGCAATGTAGATGATACAATAAAAAACACACTTAAACGGGTTGATAATTTCTCccattaaatttctttaaaaaatcccaaaaatactCACTGTAGTCAGCTGGATTGTGATACTTTGGACATGGAAGATTAATTGATTGCAGGTATGGCACGAGATTGCCGGTGCTACCTTGATAGAGGCACTCGCCAAGTGAAAGCACGTATACTTGATCGAATTCGGCAAAGAGTTTAGCGGATGGCTGGTGAATTGTGCAAATAATTGTACGTCCTTGACCAGCAAGTTGTTTCAGTAGATCAACAACTTGTGTGCAAGAAAAGCTATCGAGTCCACTGTaaggcataaaaaaaaagtgccatTAAGATAGTCATTCAAGGCAACTCAATACTGCTATTCTTACGTTGTTGGCTCATCGAGGAACATAATTGTTGGATTACTGATTAATTCCAGAGCTATTGAAAGACGCTTCTTCTGTCCACCAGACAAACGACCAGCGAGGGTAAATTGATGCTCATAGAGACCAAGAACCGTCAGAATGTCTTCGAtctaaaaggaaaattttcaataaatctgaaagaaaatttaagagaaaataaaaagaaaaattacccGGGCATCTTTCTCCTGAATAGGATAGTGTGGTCCCAATTTGAAATCAGCAGCTATTCTCATATTTTCCAGGACGGTTAATAGTTCCTGTAGATGATCATCCTGCGTTATGTAGCATGTCATTTTCCGGAATGCATTCAAATTTCTGATACGCCCATTCACATAAATAGCCCCATTGACATTGCTCTTTTTGTAGCCGGAAAGGACATCCAGGAGGGTACTTTTGCCCGCCCCAGATGGCCCCATGATGGCAATTAATTGTCCACCGGGAAATTTTCCATTGACTTTGTGAAGAATCTCTTTTTTTCCTGCAATTTGTAGAACAAGAACATTAAATTCGATTTGctaattaaatattcttaaagtaaatatttgtggaatatattcttaaataaaaaagaatatgttTGTTTTAGttctttaacaaatattttaaaaagaacatTACGTTGTAGAGCGTGTGGCCTATTCgaaacatgtcaacccagtcgacggccacaacccaccaatcctaatcctttattcctttgacacgcccaacccctaccatcctcatgggtgctgaaaggttgctttggggctcttactgttaggtaaatgtcctcagtcttcagtgagtgagcatcagtc encodes the following:
- the LOC129806309 gene encoding ATP-binding cassette sub-family G member 4, whose protein sequence is MNDLVQEGLRAEFALTNTPSAADAPPVYKSTTIPYDKGSDPNGTIQHSNNTGNNQNENGIVELKSFSNLPVRDPVDIQFKDITYCVNVGFRQGKKEILHKVNGKFPGGQLIAIMGPSGAGKSTLLDVLSGYKKSNVNGAIYVNGRIRNLNAFRKMTCYITQDDHLQELLTVLENMRIAADFKLGPHYPIQEKDARIEDILTVLGLYEHQFTLAGRLSGGQKKRLSIALELISNPTIMFLDEPTTGLDSFSCTQVVDLLKQLAGQGRTIICTIHQPSAKLFAEFDQVYVLSLGECLYQGSTGNLVPYLQSINLPCPKYHNPADYIIELACGEHGDDKIQHMVAGMGNGECMDWFGDPSKVLKLETLRMKYPLQRPAKENTILQATNQWNQLKTLMRRGIIRGKRDTTLTHLRIGVNIIVAVMLGFLFIEGGNEGSRVLDNYNLMFANLMHHSMTTMMLTVLTFPTEMAILRKEHFNRYYSLKSYYTSVTLLDIPMATFCCFIYTVIVYFLSYQPPEVFRFAMFFTISLLVAFVAQSIGLMVGAWFNVVNGTFIAPVSSIPMMMFAGFGVTLRDLPPYLKWGSYISYLRYGLEGYVGAIYGENRATLVCEAKPYCHFKYPKRFLHEISMEGDQFWTDVYALCINMILFRILAYVLLRAKLRAVR